One genomic region from Carcharodon carcharias isolate sCarCar2 chromosome 12, sCarCar2.pri, whole genome shotgun sequence encodes:
- the LOC121284902 gene encoding gamma-crystallin S-1-like isoform X2, translated as MGRIIFYEDRNFQGRHYECSSDCADLSPYFSRCNSIRVDSDWWVLYERPNYTGYQYVLSRGEYPDYQRWMGFNDNIRSCRSYPHYRGGNYRMRIYERPDFGGQMMEFMDDSPSVYDRFRYRDIHSCHVMDGYWIFYEHPNYKGRQYFMRPGEYRRYGDWGGSNSTIGSFRRMRDF; from the exons atgggccgg ATCATTTTTTACGAGGACAGGAACTTCCAGGGTCGGCACTATGAGTGCAGTAGTGACTGTGCTGACCTGTCCCCTTACTTCAGCCGCTGTAACTCCATCCGTGTTGACAGTGACTGGTGGGTGTTGTATGAGAGACCCAATTACACGGGATACCAGTACGTTCTGAGCAGGGGAGAATATCCTGACTACCAGCGCTGGATGGGATTCAATGACAACATCAGGTCATGTCGCTCTTACCCACAT TACCGAGGTGGAAACTACAGAATGAGGATTTACGAGAGACCTGACTTTGGAGGACAGATGATGGAATTCATGGATGACTCTCCATCTGTCTATGATCGTTTCCGTTACCGTGACATTCACTCCTGCCATGTGATGGACGGTTACTGGATCTTCTATGAACATCCCAACTACAAAGGCCGACAGTACTTTATGAGACCCGGTGAATACAGGAGGTACGGTGACTGGGGCGGCTCCAACTCAACTATCGGATCTTTCAGAAGGATGAGGGATTTCTGA
- the LOC121284902 gene encoding gamma-crystallin S-1-like isoform X1, which translates to MGKIIFYEDRNFQGRHYECSSDCADLSPYFSRCNSIRVDSDWWVLYERPNYTGYQYVLSRGEYPDYQRWMGFNDNIRSCRSYPHYRGGNYRMRIYERPDFGGQMMEFMDDSPSVYDRFRYRDIHSCHVMDGYWIFYEHPNYKGRQYFMRPGEYRRYGDWGGSNSTIGSFRRMRDF; encoded by the exons ATGGGAAAG ATCATTTTTTACGAGGACAGGAACTTCCAGGGTCGGCACTATGAGTGCAGTAGTGACTGTGCTGACCTGTCCCCTTACTTCAGCCGCTGTAACTCCATCCGTGTTGACAGTGACTGGTGGGTGTTGTATGAGAGACCCAATTACACGGGATACCAGTACGTTCTGAGCAGGGGAGAATATCCTGACTACCAGCGCTGGATGGGATTCAATGACAACATCAGGTCATGTCGCTCTTACCCACAT TACCGAGGTGGAAACTACAGAATGAGGATTTACGAGAGACCTGACTTTGGAGGACAGATGATGGAATTCATGGATGACTCTCCATCTGTCTATGATCGTTTCCGTTACCGTGACATTCACTCCTGCCATGTGATGGACGGTTACTGGATCTTCTATGAACATCCCAACTACAAAGGCCGACAGTACTTTATGAGACCCGGTGAATACAGGAGGTACGGTGACTGGGGCGGCTCCAACTCAACTATCGGATCTTTCAGAAGGATGAGGGATTTCTGA
- the LOC121284902 gene encoding gamma-crystallin S-1-like isoform X3: protein MGKIIFYEDRNFQGRHYECSSDCADLSPYFSRCNSIRVDSDWWVLYERPNYTGYQYVLSRGEYPDYQRWMGFNDNIRSCRSYPHVSGNYRMRIYERPDFGGQMMEFMDDSPSVYDRFRYRDIHSCHVMDGYWIFYEHPNYKGRQYFMRPGEYRRYGDWGGSNSTIGSFRRMRDF, encoded by the exons ATGGGAAAG ATCATTTTTTACGAGGACAGGAACTTCCAGGGTCGGCACTATGAGTGCAGTAGTGACTGTGCTGACCTGTCCCCTTACTTCAGCCGCTGTAACTCCATCCGTGTTGACAGTGACTGGTGGGTGTTGTATGAGAGACCCAATTACACGGGATACCAGTACGTTCTGAGCAGGGGAGAATATCCTGACTACCAGCGCTGGATGGGATTCAATGACAACATCAGGTCATGTCGCTCTTACCCACATGTGA GTGGAAACTACAGAATGAGGATTTACGAGAGACCTGACTTTGGAGGACAGATGATGGAATTCATGGATGACTCTCCATCTGTCTATGATCGTTTCCGTTACCGTGACATTCACTCCTGCCATGTGATGGACGGTTACTGGATCTTCTATGAACATCCCAACTACAAAGGCCGACAGTACTTTATGAGACCCGGTGAATACAGGAGGTACGGTGACTGGGGCGGCTCCAACTCAACTATCGGATCTTTCAGAAGGATGAGGGATTTCTGA